The following nucleotide sequence is from Pseudomonadota bacterium.
GCGGGTCGCGATGGCCGGGCCGCTGATTTCGACGACCCTGCCCTCAGCGCTGAAGAGCGGCGACCCACCGATCGCTCAGGTCAAATCGCCGGAGGAAGCCCGCGCCGCGGTTCGGCGTCAGAGCCGTCGGCGGCCCGATCTCATTAAGATATGGTTTATTCCCGCTTGGGGTTGGCCCCTGTCCATGCAGGTCGACTGGGTCGCGGCAGCCATCGAAGAAAGCCACGCCCAAGGCCTGCGGGTCGCGGTGCATGCCACAGAGCTTGAAGTGGCGCGCGCGGCGGTCGAAGCGGGGGCGGATATTCTGGTCCACAGCGTTCGAGACCGGCGCGTCGATGACCCCTTCATCCAACTCTTGAAAAAGCGCGCTGTGCTTTACGTGACCACCCTGGCGCTCAATGAAGGATATCGAGAAGTATTGCAAGAGAAGGTCGAACTTACGGAATTCGAGCGGCGGGGCGGAGATCCCGAAGTGCTGGCGACACTCGACGATCTGGAAGCTCTGCCCCCATGGAAACGCTGGTCGCAGTGGCTCACACATTGGCCCGGCCCGGAGATCAGTTTTTGGAACCTAAAACGCCTGCATGCAAACGGGATCCACATCGCGGCGG
It contains:
- a CDS encoding amidohydrolase family protein gives rise to the protein RVAMAGPLISTTLPSALKSGDPPIAQVKSPEEARAAVRRQSRRRPDLIKIWFIPAWGWPLSMQVDWVAAAIEESHAQGLRVAVHATELEVARAAVEAGADILVHSVRDRRVDDPFIQLLKKRAVLYVTTLALNEGYREVLQEKVELTEFERRGGDPEVLATLDDLEALPPWKRWSQWLTHWPGPEISFWNLKRLHANGIHIAAGSDAGNIGTLHGAGLHRELELMAEAGLPPAEILTAATLGGARVMGRAADLGTLEPGKLADLLVLEADPLADIRNLRRIHSVVKGGRVFDPDAILDKR